Below is a window of Hydrogenimonas sp. SS33 DNA.
AAAGCATTTGGCGGTAAACGCGTAACTTTTTAAATCACGCTATTTTGCTTTATTTAATGGGCCGGAGCATTTTTCTCCGGCCCAATCCCCTTGATTCCAACAAAACAATCAATGAACCGACAATCCAATAATGAGGAAAATTTATGCAAAGCACCCATAGATCCGCATTCACGATGATCGAACTGATCTTTGTCATAGTAGTGATAGGCATTCTCGCCTCCATTGCTATGCCAAAACTGTGGGTCACCCGGGATGATGCCATCATAGCGAAAGGGCGTGCCGAGGTTTCTACTATCCGCAGTGGTATCGCCACGGAACGGCAAAAGAGTTTGCTCTCTGGAAATGCGGCCTACCCCGCTTCGCTTGACAAAGACAACAAAGCATTCGGTGCGATCATGGAGTATGGCGTTGCAACCAGCGACAGTGCGGGACACTGGAGCCACGAGGCGAACACCACTACCTATATCTACCATCTGGGCGATACCGATGTAAACTTTACATATAACCCTGATACAGGAAAATTCGACTGCGACCATACCGTTCAGGGATGTAAGGATTTGACGGAATAGTTTGGCCTCTTTGCACTATTATAATCTCTGCCTGCTCGGCAGGCGCGCCCCTCTTTTTACCTACCACTCTCCTGCAAAACTGAAACCGTTTGAACTCGTAGAAGTTCCGCACCGGGGCAAAACCGTGCAGGCTGCAGTGGTGGCCCGGGTGGAGAAACCCTCTTTCGAAACGCGGGAGATTGTAGAGCGTCTTCCCTTCCGTTATGCCCAATATCAGGTAGAGACGGCGAGGTTCATCGAGACCTATTACGTCTGCACACCGGGGGAGGCGTTGTCGCTTTTCGAACCTTTCCCCGCAGAGGAGCTTTCTGGAGTCTCCCGTGAAGGGCGGCCGGTCACCGCGCTTTCAAAACCGCAGCAGGAAGCTTACGAATCTCTCAAAACCCATGCTTCCGCCCTTCTCTTCGCGCCTACCGGCAGCGGCAAAACCGAAATCTACATGCAGCTTTTCGCAGATACCCTCGCCAAGGGGCAAAGTGCCGTTTTTTTGATGCCGGAGATCAGCCTGACGCCCCAGATGGAGAAGCGGCTGAAGGTCCATTTCGGCGATGCCGTGGCCATCTGGCACTCGAAGCTGACCAAAAAGCGCCGGGCCGAGACGCTGGAGCGCATCCGAAAAGGGGAGGTGCGCATCGTGGCGGGCCCCCGGTCGGCTCTTTTTCTGCCGATGCATGAGATCGGCCTGATCGTCGTGGACGAAGAGCACGATGACAGTTACAAAGCCCACAACCGCCCGCGTTACCATGCCAGGGACCTGGCCCTTTACATGGGAAAGCTCCTGGATGCGAACGTGCTCCTCGGCAGTGCGACGCCAAGCGTTTCCAGCTATGCGAAGCAGCCGGTGGTGAAAATAGAGAAACCCTTTGTCGAAACGAAAAAGCGGTACGTTTTCGAGCGTGGCGGGTGCCGCCTGACGCCGACGATGATGGAAGCCATCGAGAGGCATACGAAAGAGGGCGGGCAGGTGATGGTCTTTCTGCCGACGCGTGCCAACTTCAAATATCTCTACTGCGAAAACTGCGGCCACCATGTGGAGTGCCCCTTCTGCTCGGTGGGGATGAGCCTGCACCGGCGGCGCAGGGTGGTGCAGTGCCACTACTGCGGCTATACGGAGAAGATTCCCTCCCGCTGCTCCGAATGCGGAAGCGACATCAGCCAGGAGCGCATGGGGACGGCCGAAGTGGTGGAGCTCTTGCGGGAGCGGTTCCCCCATCTGGCGATCCAGCAGTTCGACAAGGACACCATCACCACCGCCAACAAACTGCAAAAGACGCTGGAACGGTTCGCCAAAAAAGAGATCGACGTGCTGGTCGGCACACAGATGCTCGCCAAGGGGCACGACTATGCCGACATCACCCTGGCGATCGTTCTGGGGCTCGACTACATTCTGGCGCTTCCCGACTACCGCGCCAGGGAGCGTGCCCAGTCGCTCTTCGTGCAGATCGCCGGACGGGCGGGGCGTGCCCGGGAGGCGGAGGTGATCGTCCAGACCAACGAGCCGGAGTTTTTCACCGAGTATCTGGGGAATTACGAGAAGTTTCTCAAAGAGGAGCTCGATGCCAGGGAGGGGCTCTATCCGCCCACCCGCCACCTCTGCCGTCTGCTCTTTTCCGACAGGGACGAAACCCGGGGGATGGCCCGGGTGCAGAAGGTGAAAGAGGCGGTCGAAAGCTACGGCCTGGTGGAGGTAGTGGGGGCCGGCAAGGCGCCCATCGAAAAGATCGCAGGGAAATTCAGGTTCAATATCCTGCTCAGAAGCGCGAACCGTCGGGAGCTCCTGCGCGTCGTCAAAGCGGTGGACGACGGAACCTTCGAGGTCGACATGGACCCGGTCGATTTCGCCTGACGGTGTGATATAATCGCTCCATGATTCAACGATACCCTACCAGACAGATCCGTGTAGGCAACGTGCCGGTGGGCGGCGACGCGCCCATTTCGGTGCAGTCGATGACCTATTCGCGCACGGCGGATGTGGAGGCGACGGTGGAGCAGATCAACCGGCTCCACTTCGCCGGTGCCGACATCGTCCGTGTCGCCGTCCCCGACTACGAAGACGCCTATGCCCTCAAAACCATTCGCGAGCGCACCTCCCTGCCGCTGGTGGCCGATATCCACTTCAACCACCGCCTCGCCCTCATCGCCGCCGAGCATGTGGACTGCATCCGCATCAACCCCGGCAACATCGGCGAAAAATCCCGGGTCAAAGAGGTGGTCAAAGCCTGCAAAGAGCGCGGCATTCCCATCCGTGTCGGCGTCAACTGCGGGTCGCTGGAGAAGCAGTTTGAAGAGAGATACGGCCCCACCGCCCAGGGGATGGTCCAGAGTGCCCTCTACAACATCAAGTTTCTCGAAGACCTCGACTTCACCGACATCAAGGTTTCGCTCAAGGCGAGCGACGTGGAGCGGACCGTGGAAGCCTATCGGCTGCTTCGGCCGCGGGTCGACTACCCCTTTCATCTGGGGGTGACGGAGGCGGGGACCGTCTTTCACGCTACCATCAAGAGCGCCATCGGCCTGGGGACGCTGCTGCTGGAGGGCATCGGCGACACACTTCGCGTCTCCATCACCGGCGAGCTGGAGAAGGAGATAGAAGTGGGCCGCGCCATTTTAAAAGACAGCGGCGCCGCCAAAGAGGGGCTCAACATCATCTCCTGCCCCACCTGCGGCCGCATCGAGGCGGACCTGGTCAAGGCGGTGGCGGAAGTGGAGGAGCGGACCCGGCACATCAAGACCCCGTTGAACGTCTCGGTCATGGGGTGCGTGGTCAACGCCATCGGCGAAGCCAAAAGCGCCGACGTGGCCATCGCCTACGGCAAAGGGAGCGGTTTGGTGATGGTCAAGGGGGAGGTGGTGGCCAAACTGCCCGAATCGAAGTTGGTGGAGCGCTTCCTGGAAGAGGTGGAGAAGATGGCGGAGAGCGGAGAATGAAGAGGCTATTTGGCATCGAAATCGAAGAAAGAGTGAAACAGGGAGCCTATGGAAGAGCATCTTTATAACCTGAATATCGAACGGGCGGTGTTGAGCACGATCATCTTCGACCCCTCCCAGTACGAAGAGATTGCGGCACAGCTGAAGCCGGAAGATTTCTACCATCCGTTCCATCAGCACCTTTTCGAGGCGATGGAGGAGCTCTCCCGCGCCGACGAGCCGATCGACGAGGAGTTTTTGAAGGAGAAGCTGATCCACAAAAACCTCTTCGACGAGGTGGCTTTTCTGGATGTGTTGGGGGCCAATCCCCTCTCCAACACCCACGCCTACATCAAGGAGATCAAAGCCAAAGCCCAGAAGCGCGCTCTGGTGACGCTGGCGACGGAGATCAAGAAGCTCACCATCGAAGACGACCTGCCCGCCGAAGATGTGATGGACGCGGTGGAAGCGAAACTCTACGCCATCACCTCCGAAGCGTCGACCCAGGACTTCCGGGAGTCTCTGGAGATGGCCCGCAGCACGCTGGAGCACATCAAAAAGATGAAAGAGCGGGGCAACTCCATGCTCATCGGGGTCGATACCGGCTTCAAAGACCTCAACCGCATGACCTCGGGGTTCGGCGAAGGGGACCTGGTCATCGTCGCGGCACGGCCGGCGATGGGGAAAACGGCCCTCACGCTCAACATGGCGCTCAAATCCCTCGAAAACGGGGACGGGGTCGCCTTTTTCTCCCTGGAGATGCCGGCGGAGCAGCTGGTGCTGCGGATGCTCAGCGCCAAGACCTCCATCGCCCTGCAGGATCTGCGGGTGGGCAACATGACCGACGAAGAGTGGACCCGTCTGGGGGAGGCGGTGGATTGGCTGGGGAGCCAGAAGCTCTTCGTGGATGACGAAGGCTCGCTCAACATTCACCAGGTGCGGGCCAAGCTGCGCAAGCTCAAATCCCACCATCCCGAAATCAAGGTCGCCTTCATCGACTACCTGCAGCTGATGACGGGAACCTCCAACAAAGACCGCCACCAGGAGGTCAGCGACATCTCCCGGGGACTGAAGATGCTGGCGCGGGAACTGAACATGCCCATTATCGCCCTTTCGCAGCTCAACCGCTCCCTGGAGTCCCGTGCCGACAAGCGCCCCATGCTCAGCGACCTGCGGGAGTCGGGGGCGATCGAGCAGGATGCTGACATTATCCTCTTCGTCTACCGCGACGACGTCTACCGCATCCGCGAAGAGAAGGAGAAGGAGATGAAGGCACGCGCCGAGGGAAAAGAGTACAAGTCGACCTTCCACGAAAAAGAGGAGGAGGATGCGGAGATCATCATCGGCAAGCAGCGCAACGGCCCCACGGGCATCGTGGAGCTGAAATTCCAGAAACGTTTCACCCGCTTCGTCGATGCCGGCCATGTGCCGGTGGAGATCGTCTACGAGCAGTCCAACATCGACACGGGCGGTGAAACGAAAATTGAGCTTCCGCCTATCTAAACCGCTTCTCATCGAAGGGCGGCGGGAGTGGCTTCTCTTCTTCGCCGCCGCCTTCACCCTTTTTCTTCTCTCCCTAAGCCGGCAATACCTGCAGTACCGCACGCTGGTTTCCCAGAAAAAGAGGGCGGTGGAGGCCGAGGTGCTTGTGCAGTACGCCAAAACGAAAAAGGGCCGCGCCTACCAGGTGCTCAAACTCCACAGCGATGCGCTGGGAAAAGATTTTTTCACGACCTCAAAAGAACCGCTCAAAAACCTTCGCGGGCGGCGGGTGGCGCTGCTGCTCTTTCCCAAAAAGGTGGGATTCGTCGACTTTCTGCGCACCCCTTTCATCCCGGCCTACATTCTGCGGGTGCTGCCCGGCCAAAGCCTTCGCTTCCGCCTCTATGACCACATCGCCGCCCAGCATCCCGAGCGCTGGATGCAGGAGCTCTACGGCGCCCTCTTTCTGGCACTGCCCGTCTCCAAAGATCTGCGCCAGGCGGTGACGAAGCTGGGGGCCAACCACCTGCTGGCGCTCAGCGGTTTTCACATGGGGGTGCTCTGGTTCATACTCTACGGTGGGTTGAGCCTGCTCTACAGGCCGCTGCAGAACCGCTTCTTTCCCTGGCGCCACCGCCTTCTGGATGTCGGCGCCGTGACGGTGGGCGTGCTGGGAGGCTATCTGCTTCTGACCGGCATGCCGCCCTCCCTGCTTCGCGCCTATGCCATGGTGGTGACGGGATGGCTGGCGCTGCTGTTTGGGATCGAACTACTCTCCTTCTCCTTCCTTGCCGTCTGCGCCGTGGCGCTGGTCGCCCTCATTCCGTCGCTTCTTTTTTCCATCGGGTTCTGGCTCTCGGTCTGGGGGGTCTTTTCGATCTACCAGTTTCTGCGGTGGACCGAGGGATGGCCGGCGTGGGTGGTTTTCCTCGGCCTGAACCTCTGGGTCTGGCTCGCAATGCTGCCGGTGGTGCATACGCTCTTCGGTACCTTCGCCCCGAGCCAGCTCTTCTCCCCGCTGCTGACCCTCCTCTTCACGCTCTTCTACCCCGTCGCGATGGCGCTGAATTTGCTTGGCGCGGGCGGCTTGATGGACGGCATGGTCATGGAACTCCTGCGTTACGGTGCGCAGGTGCCCGCCGTGACGGTCACACTTCCCCGGTGGGTTGGCGGACTCTTTGTGCTACTCGCCCTCTTCGCCGTGCGGTTTCGGGTCGCACTCTATCTTCAGATGGGGGTGATGCTTCTTTTTCTTCTCTATCTCGTTGAGAAAGTAGCATAGCTTCTGGCCGTAGAGGAAGATGATCCAACTGACATAGATCCAGAGCATGAAAAAGAGCAGAATGCTGAAAGAGCCGTAGATCGTCGTGTAGGTTTTGGTATGGAGCGTGTAGTAGATGAAGAGGTTTTTGCCGATGTACCAGACCAGCGAGGCGAAAAAGCTGGAGATAGCGGCGGCTTTGATGCGGATGACGGTGGCCGTCGATATTTTGTAGGTGACGAAAAAGAGGGCCCAGATGATGAGATAGGGGAAGAGGGCCAGGAAGTCGATATGGCTGGTGTAGGCCGTGCTGTCGAGAAGTTTCTGGACCTTGACCGAAAGGTAGATGGAGGCCGCCAGTGCCATGGGGCCCAGCGTGATGAGGGTCCAGTAGGTGGTCAGTGCACTCCAGAACCCCTTTTGGCGGGTGCGGAAGATCTTGCCGACGATATATTCGTAGTTCTGGAAGAACATCACCGAAGCGACGATGATGAAGATGAAACCGATGGTCCCCAGCTTCGACGTGTTGGCCAGAAAGGTGTCGATATACTGCGAAACCGTTTCGTGGGAGGCGGGCATGATGTTGGAGAAGATAAACTGCTTGATACGCTCATACTGTTCGCTGAAGTTGGGGAGCCGCACGATCAGCGAAAAGCTCACCAGCAGTAGCGGAATGATCGTGAAGATGGTATAGAAACTGAGGCTTGCGGCGTAGTAGGGGATATCGGGGTCGTAGAACGCTTTGAGTTTGCAATAGAGGGTTTTGAGTGAGAAGTGGGAAGTGGAAAGTGAGAAATTCGTTTCGTTGCTCTGCTTCTCACTCCTCACTTCATACTCCTCACTTTGCTAAAGCGCCATTTTCCCCGGATTGAGGATATTGTTGGGGTCGAAGGCCCGTTTGATGTCGCGGAAGAGCTGCAGCTCCTCTTCTGTGAAGGCCAGGTGCATGAAGGGGGCCTTGGAGAGGCCGATGCCGTGTTCTCCGCTGAGGGTTCCGCCCAGATCGACGGTGATGCGGAAGATCTCTTCGATTGCCTGATGGCCGATTTTGAGCTGTTCGGAGTCACTGCCGTCGACCATGACGTTGGTGTGGACGTTGCCGTCTCCCGTGTGGCCGAAGCAGGGGATTTTGACGTTGTACTTCAGGGCCACGTCGTTGATGCGCCGAAGCAGTTCGGGCAGAACGGAGCGGGGGACGGTAATGTCTTCGTTGATCTTCTTGGAGCCGTAGATCGTGATGGACTGGCTGGCGTTGCGGCGGGCGAACCAGAGGTCCGCCGCCTCGGCGTCGTCTTTGGCCTTTTTGAAGTCGCTGCAGCCGTTTTCCATGAAAACCTTTTCGATGACATCCATCTGGTAGCTGATCTCTTCGGGCAGGTTGCCGTCTACGTCGGTGATGAGGATGGCGCCCGCATCCACCGGGAGCCCCTTGTGGTACTTCTCCTCCACGGCGCGGATAGTGAGGTTGTCCAGAAACTCCATCGCCACGGGGGTGACGCCGCTGGCCATCGTTTTGTAGACCGCCTCCATCGCCGCTTCGACACTGGGGAAGATGCCCATGGCGGTCTTTTTGAGTTTCGGCTTGGCGATCAGCTTGAGGGTGATTTCGGTGATGACCGCCAGGGTCCCTTCGCTGGCGATGAGGATGCCCGCGATATTGTAGCCCGCCACATCCTTGATGGTCTTTTTGCCGGCGCGGATGATGTCGCCGTTGGGGCGGACGGCGCGGATGGCCATGACGTAGTCCTTGGTGATGCCGTATTTGGCCGCCCGCATGCCGCCGGCGTTTTCGCTGACGTTGCCGCCGATGGTGCTGTACTCCTGGCTGGCTGGGTCGGGCGGGTAGAAGAGCCCTTTGGCCTCCACCGCCTTCTGCAGCTCCATGTTGATGACCCCCGGCTGGACCACGGCGACCATATTGTCCATGTCGATTTCGAGGATCTTGTTCATATGCTTCTCCATCGCCAGGACGATGCCGCCGTTGGCCGGAAGCGCGCCGCCGGTGAAGCCGCTGCCCGCCCCGCGGGGGACGATGGCGATTTTGTGTTCGTTGCAGTAGCGCAGAATGGCGCTCACATCCTCTTCGTGGCGGGGAAAAACGACGGCGTCGGGTTCGTACCGCTCCCTCGTGGCGTCGTAACTGTAGGCGATCATGTGGGCCTTGTCGGCGTAAATGTTGTCACTGCCGACAATGGCGCTCAGGGCGTGGATATGTTTGGGGTCGATCACTTTTGTTGCTCCAGTCGTTTGTAGAATCGGTCGAAATCGTCGATTTTGTGCTCCGTCCAGTCGTAGAAGGGGGAGGGAATCTCCTCGAAGCGGTTGTAGAAGGGCTGCTTGAACTTTTTCGGCTCGACGGAGGCGACGTCGACATGGGCTACCTTCTGCCAGCTTTTACAGTCGAGAAAATCGGTGCCGTCGGCATACATGAACATGACGATGCCCAGAGCGAATTTGTCGCACATGCGCTGGAAATGCTCCTTGTCCGGAATCGGCGATTTGTCCTTCGCCAGCTCCGCCGCCATCAGGTCGGGGTGGATGATGTGGAGTTTGGAAAAGCTCTTTCGGGCCTTGTCGAAGGATTTTCGGTTGGGGACGATCGGCAGGACCCTGTCGTAGAGATAGCCCAGGATCACCGTGTCTCCCTGTCGGGGCGGCGTCTTGACGGAGGGGAGGTTGGGCTGTTTCAACCCGGTGTAGGGAAGCAGCTTTATCGACGTTTGCGCCGCGTCGCTGCGGGTGACCACGGCCGAGGCGACGATCGCTTTGTGGGTCGGGTTGTAGGTGTGGATGACGATGCCGCTCACCCCGGCGGGGATGTTCTTCAGGTCCACGGTGCCGGTCTTGCCGCTCACCTGCTGCAGGGTGCCCGTTTCGCTCCGGGGTTCGGCGGCGAAGAGGGTGCCGGCGGCGAGAGAGATGAGAAAAAGCGTCTTGAAAAGTTTCATGGAATTTCCGTTCTTTGAAATTGTCCGATTATACTCAAAGCATCTTTTAAAGCCTCTTTAACGGGCTTTGAAGTAGAATGGGCCTTAAAAACGGACGGTGATTTTGAGAAGACTCTTTTTCGCATGCTTGCTGCTGGCCGCTGCCCTGCACGCTTCGATGGTCAAAAAGGAGCCCTGGCCCCAGGGTGAGAGTTTCCTGCACTACCTGGCGCACCACGACATGCCCCAGTCGATCTACTGGAATCTGGACAAGGAGGCCAAGGAGCTCTGCGAGGAGATCCGCGCCGGCGCTCCCTACTACACGATGACCGACGACAACGGCACGACGATCGAGCAGGTGCTGATACCGGTTAACGAAGAGCTTCAGATCCACCTGGTGAAGACGAAAGAGGGGTACCGCTTCGAGATGATCCCCGTCATCTACCGCAAGATCGAAGATATTTTCGCCCTTCCCATCCGACGTTCCCCCTACCAGGATATCATCGAAGCGACCCATAACCGCAAGCTCGCCCACGCCTTCGTCGACGCCTTCAAAAACAGTTTCGATTTCACCCGCCTGCGCAAGGGGGACGAACTGGCCGTCGCCTACGAAGAGAAGATGCGCCTGGGGGAACCCTACGGGTTGCCCGTCATCCGGGCGGCGATGATCGAGCAGCACAAAAAGCCCCACTTTCTCTTCCGTTTCCATGACCGCTACTACGACGAGAAGGGGAAGGAAGTGGAAGGGTTCGTCTTCCGTAAACCGGTGAACCATGTGCGCATCACCTCCCGTTTCACCCTGCGGCGGTGGCACCCCATCCTGCACCGTTACCGGGCCCATCTGGGGGTCGATTTCGGCGGGCGGGTCGGCACGCCCATCTATGCGGCGGCGGACGGCCGCATCATCTTCGCCGGGCGCCTGGGAGGCTACGGCAACGTTATCAAAATCCGCCACCGCGACGGCTTCATGACGCTCTATGCCCATATGCACCGTTTCAGGCGGGGGATGCACCGCGGAAAATATGTCAAAAAGGGGCAGGTGATCGGCTACATCGGTTCCACGGGGATGAGTACGGGCCCCCACCTGCACTTCGGCCTCTACAAAAACGGCAGGCCCGTCAACCCCCTGGGCGTCATCAAGGTGACCAGGAAAACCCTCTACGGCAAACGCAGGAAAGCCTTCATCCGCTATGCCGAAACGATGAAGCAGAAGCTTCTCAACGCCGCCAAAACCCATGCCTGCGCCGTCCGACTCGACGACCTCTCCAGGAGCCGCTACTGCATCGACGAAGCCGACGCCGACAAAACCGACGGCAATGAAAGCAGTGGCGGATGATCGAAAAGGTCCGCCTCGAACCTCTCGTCGATTCCCGGTTCGTCCGGCCGGCTTTGGTGCGCTACGTGCAGGACGGCGTCGAGAAGAGCTGGGAAGTGATCCGCGCCCACGACAGTGTCGCCGTGTTCCTTTTCCACCGGGAAAAAGAGGCCTTTTTGCTGGTCAGGCAGTTCCGCCCCGCCGTCTATCTGCAAAATGGAGACGGCTTTACCTACGAGCTCTGCGCCGGTATTGTCGACAAAGCGCTGCCCCTGGTGCAGATCGCCAAAGAGGAGATCGAAGAGGAGACGGGGTATGGTGTCGATGCGGCGAAGATCGAAAAAGTGACCTCTTTCTACACCTCCGTCGGTTTCGCCGGTTCGAAACAGACCCTCTTCTATGCGGAAGTGGATGAAAGAATGAGAGTGGGCGAAGGGGGAGGCATCGACGACGAAAGCATCGAAGTGGTGGAAGTGCCGCTTTCAAAAGCGCGGGAATTCATGTTCGACGAATCGATCGTCAAAACACCCGGACTGCTTTTCGCGTTTATGTGGTTTTTTTCAACGAAAAGTTAAAAACTAAAAACGAAAAGTTTTGGTAAACGCTTCGCTTTTCATTTGTGCTTTTTCGCTTTCCCCCAATGACCAGTGACCAATAACCAATGACTATTTTAATCGATGTACCGCTTCAGCAGCCCGTCATAGGCGTCTATCCGCCGGTCTCTCAGAAAGGGCCACCATCGGCGGACCGTTTCGCTTCGTTCGAGGTCGATGTCGCAGAGGAGGATCTCTTCGTTGTCGTTGGAAGCGGTGGCGAGCATCTCTCCCTGGGGGCCGCAGGCGAAGCTGTTTCCCCAGAAACGGATGCCGTTCAAAGCGCCGCTGGGGTCCTTTTCGAAGCCGACCCGGTTGACGGCGACGAGGGGGAGGCCGTTGGCGACGGCGTGGCCGCGCTGGACGGTGACCCACGCTTCCAGCTGCCGCGCTTTCTCCTCTTGGCTATCTTCGTCGAACCAGCCGATGGCGGTGGGATAGATGAGCATCTGGGCCCCTTTGAGCGCCATGAGCCGGGCCGCTTCCGGGTACCACTGGTCCCAGCAGACCAGCACACCCAGGCGCCCGACGGAGGTGTCGATGGGCTCGAACCCCAGGTCGCCAGGGGTGAAGTAGAACTTTTCGTAGAAACCGGGATCGTCGGGTATGTGCATTTTGCGGTATTTTCCGGCGATGGAACCATCTTTTTCGAAAACCACCGCCGTATTGTGATAAAGGCCCGGGGCACGCTTTTCAAAGAGGGAGGTGACCAGCACGACCCCGTTGTTTCGGGCCACATCGCTCCAGAAGCGAAGATCCGCTTCAAAGGTTTCGGCCAAGTCGAAAAGCCCCACCGATTCGTGCTGGCAGAAGTAGGGGCCTTGATGAAGTTCCTGGAGAATCACCAGTTCGGCCCCTTTTTTTGCCGCGTCGGCCACCTTTTGGGCGGTAGCCTGTTTCATGGTGACGGTATCGCCGGTGTAGCGTTGTTGAACGAGAGCGGTTTTGGGCATGAGTTACTCCTGATAAAAGCTCGGTATCTGCATCGTCACGCAGTGGAGGCTGCCGCCTTGTTCTATCAGCTTCAGGCAGTTGATGGGAATCACTTCCCTGCCCGGGAAGAGGGTTTTGAAAAGCTCCACCGTCGGCTTGTCTCTGGCATCGTCGTAGACCGGCAGCAGCACGGCGTGGTTGGTGATGAGGAAGTTGGCGTAGGTCGCGGGGAGCCGTCGGCCCTTGCGGTCATGTTTGGGTGAGGGGATGGGCAGGGGGACTAGGCGGTAAGGGTTGCCCTCTTTCGTGCGAAACGTCGCAAGCTGCGCTTCCATCCGCTTCAGCGGTTCGTAGTGGGCGTCTTCGGGGTCGTCGCAGGCGGCGTAAATGATGGTTTCGGCATCCACGAACCGTGCCAGTGTGTCGATGTGGGCGTCGGTGTCGTCGCCTTCCAGCTCTCCGTGGTCGAGCCAGAGAATCCTTTCGATGCAGAGCTTCTCCTTCAAAAGCGCTTCGATGGCGGATTTGTCCATACCGGGGTTGCGGTTGGGGTTGAGCAGGCAGCGGGAAGTGGTCAGCAGGGTTCCCGTCCCGTCGGTTTCGATAGAGCCGCCCTCCAGGACGAAATCGACTTTCTCATACCCGCCGTAGAGATACCCCTTTTCGATCAGAGCCTCGGTGACGGCGTTGTCGAGGGCGCTTTCGAATTTGTTGCCCCATCCGTTGAAGGTAAAATCGAGAAACTTTCTTTTGCCTTTTTCATAGACGGTGATCGGGCCGAAATCCCTCGCCCATGTATCGTTGGTCGGGAGTCGGACGAAGGTGATGTTTCGTATCTCGCAAAAGAGCGATTTGGTCGATTCGGGGTCGTCGCAGACGATGATGACCGGTTCGTTAT
It encodes the following:
- a CDS encoding replicative DNA helicase; translated protein: MEEHLYNLNIERAVLSTIIFDPSQYEEIAAQLKPEDFYHPFHQHLFEAMEELSRADEPIDEEFLKEKLIHKNLFDEVAFLDVLGANPLSNTHAYIKEIKAKAQKRALVTLATEIKKLTIEDDLPAEDVMDAVEAKLYAITSEASTQDFRESLEMARSTLEHIKKMKERGNSMLIGVDTGFKDLNRMTSGFGEGDLVIVAARPAMGKTALTLNMALKSLENGDGVAFFSLEMPAEQLVLRMLSAKTSIALQDLRVGNMTDEEWTRLGEAVDWLGSQKLFVDDEGSLNIHQVRAKLRKLKSHHPEIKVAFIDYLQLMTGTSNKDRHQEVSDISRGLKMLARELNMPIIALSQLNRSLESRADKRPMLSDLRESGAIEQDADIILFVYRDDVYRIREEKEKEMKARAEGKEYKSTFHEKEEEDAEIIIGKQRNGPTGIVELKFQKRFTRFVDAGHVPVEIVYEQSNIDTGGETKIELPPI
- a CDS encoding type II secretion system protein; this encodes MIELIFVIVVIGILASIAMPKLWVTRDDAIIAKGRAEVSTIRSGIATERQKSLLSGNAAYPASLDKDNKAFGAIMEYGVATSDSAGHWSHEANTTTYIYHLGDTDVNFTYNPDTGKFDCDHTVQGCKDLTE
- a CDS encoding YihY family inner membrane protein: MRSEKQSNETNFSLSTSHFSLKTLYCKLKAFYDPDIPYYAASLSFYTIFTIIPLLLVSFSLIVRLPNFSEQYERIKQFIFSNIMPASHETVSQYIDTFLANTSKLGTIGFIFIIVASVMFFQNYEYIVGKIFRTRQKGFWSALTTYWTLITLGPMALAASIYLSVKVQKLLDSTAYTSHIDFLALFPYLIIWALFFVTYKISTATVIRIKAAAISSFFASLVWYIGKNLFIYYTLHTKTYTTIYGSFSILLFFMLWIYVSWIIFLYGQKLCYFLNEIEKKKKHHPHLKIECDPKPHGEEGE
- the glcD gene encoding glycolate oxidase subunit GlcD, which codes for MIDPKHIHALSAIVGSDNIYADKAHMIAYSYDATRERYEPDAVVFPRHEEDVSAILRYCNEHKIAIVPRGAGSGFTGGALPANGGIVLAMEKHMNKILEIDMDNMVAVVQPGVINMELQKAVEAKGLFYPPDPASQEYSTIGGNVSENAGGMRAAKYGITKDYVMAIRAVRPNGDIIRAGKKTIKDVAGYNIAGILIASEGTLAVITEITLKLIAKPKLKKTAMGIFPSVEAAMEAVYKTMASGVTPVAMEFLDNLTIRAVEEKYHKGLPVDAGAILITDVDGNLPEEISYQMDVIEKVFMENGCSDFKKAKDDAEAADLWFARRNASQSITIYGSKKINEDITVPRSVLPELLRRINDVALKYNVKIPCFGHTGDGNVHTNVMVDGSDSEQLKIGHQAIEEIFRITVDLGGTLSGEHGIGLSKAPFMHLAFTEEELQLFRDIKRAFDPNNILNPGKMAL
- a CDS encoding primosomal protein N'; translation: MASLHYYNLCLLGRRAPLFTYHSPAKLKPFELVEVPHRGKTVQAAVVARVEKPSFETREIVERLPFRYAQYQVETARFIETYYVCTPGEALSLFEPFPAEELSGVSREGRPVTALSKPQQEAYESLKTHASALLFAPTGSGKTEIYMQLFADTLAKGQSAVFLMPEISLTPQMEKRLKVHFGDAVAIWHSKLTKKRRAETLERIRKGEVRIVAGPRSALFLPMHEIGLIVVDEEHDDSYKAHNRPRYHARDLALYMGKLLDANVLLGSATPSVSSYAKQPVVKIEKPFVETKKRYVFERGGCRLTPTMMEAIERHTKEGGQVMVFLPTRANFKYLYCENCGHHVECPFCSVGMSLHRRRRVVQCHYCGYTEKIPSRCSECGSDISQERMGTAEVVELLRERFPHLAIQQFDKDTITTANKLQKTLERFAKKEIDVLVGTQMLAKGHDYADITLAIVLGLDYILALPDYRARERAQSLFVQIAGRAGRAREAEVIVQTNEPEFFTEYLGNYEKFLKEELDAREGLYPPTRHLCRLLFSDRDETRGMARVQKVKEAVESYGLVEVVGAGKAPIEKIAGKFRFNILLRSANRRELLRVVKAVDDGTFEVDMDPVDFA
- a CDS encoding ComEC/Rec2 family competence protein, yielding MKRKLSFRLSKPLLIEGRREWLLFFAAAFTLFLLSLSRQYLQYRTLVSQKKRAVEAEVLVQYAKTKKGRAYQVLKLHSDALGKDFFTTSKEPLKNLRGRRVALLLFPKKVGFVDFLRTPFIPAYILRVLPGQSLRFRLYDHIAAQHPERWMQELYGALFLALPVSKDLRQAVTKLGANHLLALSGFHMGVLWFILYGGLSLLYRPLQNRFFPWRHRLLDVGAVTVGVLGGYLLLTGMPPSLLRAYAMVVTGWLALLFGIELLSFSFLAVCAVALVALIPSLLFSIGFWLSVWGVFSIYQFLRWTEGWPAWVVFLGLNLWVWLAMLPVVHTLFGTFAPSQLFSPLLTLLFTLFYPVAMALNLLGAGGLMDGMVMELLRYGAQVPAVTVTLPRWVGGLFVLLALFAVRFRVALYLQMGVMLLFLLYLVEKVA
- the ispG gene encoding flavodoxin-dependent (E)-4-hydroxy-3-methylbut-2-enyl-diphosphate synthase, with the protein product MIQRYPTRQIRVGNVPVGGDAPISVQSMTYSRTADVEATVEQINRLHFAGADIVRVAVPDYEDAYALKTIRERTSLPLVADIHFNHRLALIAAEHVDCIRINPGNIGEKSRVKEVVKACKERGIPIRVGVNCGSLEKQFEERYGPTAQGMVQSALYNIKFLEDLDFTDIKVSLKASDVERTVEAYRLLRPRVDYPFHLGVTEAGTVFHATIKSAIGLGTLLLEGIGDTLRVSITGELEKEIEVGRAILKDSGAAKEGLNIISCPTCGRIEADLVKAVAEVEERTRHIKTPLNVSVMGCVVNAIGEAKSADVAIAYGKGSGLVMVKGEVVAKLPESKLVERFLEEVEKMAESGE